The Paramisgurnus dabryanus chromosome 1, PD_genome_1.1, whole genome shotgun sequence genome includes a window with the following:
- the hpdl gene encoding 4-hydroxyphenylpyruvate dioxygenase-like protein, whose amino-acid sequence MAAYLNRLHHISLYVSNVDKVAHELVSRFKFNVFAIRLTERVKQLAVRRGSAVFVVNERARGAQQRLNGHQSRVWSPVKATHHQQFEGLYGAPTHYPVDTVSNVCFEVSDVESSSTALRDQGCEFVLPPTQVYDDRGSVTFSVVRSVVGNVCHTLIDTSRYDGVFLPGFQQTADGSSDSYCPITHFDHITYACTRRSTPDITRWYEKNFGFQRFFIDRNEDVDEGYILNQDGIGLRLTAMDYWKCSESGVKVHFKDQKETDCKFVMAESLPEQGRNQVDTFLEEHRGAGVQHIGLYTEDIVSTAQTLTCAGVQFFSPPPTYYTEVGKQQEIVEAGHDPYALSQYGILLDTDVHADDINAPSQRYLLQVFTKPIFGEDTFFLELIERRGATGFGEGNIRALWRSVQAYMNGDQESERKNKQSRQP is encoded by the exons ATGGCAGCTTACTTGAACCGGCTGCACCACATTTCACTGTATGTCTCAAACGTGGATAAAGTAGCTCATGAGCTCGTGTCCCGCTTCAAGTTTAACGTGTTTGCGATCAGACTGACAGAGCGCGTGAAGCAGCTCGCAGTGCGCAGAGGATCGGCGGTGTTTGTTGTGAACGAGAGGGCGCGTGGAGCGCAGCAGAGGTTGAATGGGCATCAGTCACGTGTGTGGAGTCCTGTCAAAGCCACACATCATCAACAATTTGAAGGTCTGTACGGAGCCCCTACACACTACCCAGTGGACACTGTGAGTAATGTTTGTTTTGAGGTGTCGGATGTGGAGAGTTCGTCCACGGCTCTGCGTGATCAGGGCTGTGAGTTTGTCCTGCCGCCCACTCAGGTGTACGATGACAGAGGGTCGGTCACCTTCTCCGTGGTCCGGTCTGTAGTGGGTAATGTGTGTCACACTCTCATTGACACGTCTCGATATGATGGTGTGTTTCTGCCGGGTTTCCAGCAGACTGCAGACGGCAGCTCAGACTCCTACTGTCCCATTACTCACTTTGATCACATCACATACGCGTGCACGAGGAGAAGCACGCCGGACATCACGCGCTGGTACGAGAAGAACTTTGGCTTCCAGAGGTTTTTCATTGACAG GAATGAAGATGTGGATGAGGGATATATTCTGAACCAGGACGGCATCGGCCTGCGTCTCACTGCTATGGATTATTGGAAATGTAGTGAGTCTGGAGTGAAAGTTCATTTTAAAGATCAAAAGGAAACAGACTGCAAGTTTGTGATGGCAGAGTCTCTTCCTGAACAAG GCAGGAACCAGGTAGACACATTTCTAGAAGAGCACAGAGGTGCAGGTGTCCAGCACATAGGTCTTTACACTGAGGACATTGTCTCCACAGCTCAAACGCTGACCTGCGCCGGAGTTCAGTTCTTCTCACCCCCTCCCACCTACTACACTGAG GTGGGGAAACAGCAGGAGATTGTGGAGGCAGGTCATGATCCTTATGCACTGAGTCAATACGGCATCCTCTTGGACACAGACGTCCACGCAGATGACATCAACGCTCCCAGCCAACG GTATCTGCTCCAGGTGTTTACCAAACCCATTTTTGGAGAGGACACCTTCTTCCTAGAGCTCATTGAACGGAGGGGAGCCACAGGCTTCGGCGAGGGGAATATTCGTGCGCTCTGGAGATCTGTGCAAGCTTACATGAATGGAGACCAGGAATCAGAGCGTAAAAACAAACAGAGCAGACAACCCTGA
- the LOC141281946 gene encoding uncharacterized protein, protein MMAVRGTIPPPDYYPFDIALSAQPPEDLQGFYKGNQQMLSRSGSHYGLAAGGVRSVWDQGQTRATTPAAGPAPPPPPPPPPPPAHEISRLYRDSLAAKMISDNQRARSRAASPACFGIESAASRFQADQGHSVYGDINGIPLESSQPHSTCIVMDPTASVMDGNLSRGTAAYGSVANQRMPYDPAYDPSAGGTGPAAVSADPKRSADPGFLALLRSEGLSESTINLLLQQGFDSAAMLAMMEDHDIRSVAPNLGQVRALSRVVLSCKTGATGAGVLRGRSNSFSHRNDLYVQPQALGADAHFMQQPPGERAGEFLGRRPSSAPSQHLLETTTYPAVRPLAGLHVSPGVYATGLPQTRPLSMYNAHSGLGVPTQPCQPKTFSGTYAPMELMKRPPNLPPLSPSQSPHHSPQLLRKGGAPLDAAVLQVSSALQAQTINPNNKLTRRTGPPVIVSTMGSPDTSISLYSSLLYSVTSHLLL, encoded by the coding sequence ATGATGGCTGTACGAGGAACCATTCCACCTCCGGATTACTACCCGTTTGATATCGCTCTCTCTGCCCAGCCACCTGAAGATCTGCAGGGGTTTTACAAGGGAAACCAACAGATGCTAAGCAGATCAGGATCGCATTATGGTTTGGCCGCAGGAGGGGTCAGGTCCGTTTGGGATCAAGGGCAGACTAGGGCGACTACTCCCGCGGCCGGTCCTGCGCCGCCTCCTCCACCCCCTCCTCCCCCACCCCCGGCTCATGAGATCAGCCGGCTGTACAGGGATTCTCTGGCTGCCAAGATGATTTCAGATAATCAGCGTGCTCGCAGTAGAGCCGCCTCACCCGCCTGCTTCGGCATCGAGTCGGCCGCGTCCAGGTTCCAGGCCGATCAGGGTCATTCTGTATACGGTGACATCAACGGCATCCCTCTTGAGTCCAGTCAGCCCCACTCCACCTGTATTGTGATGGATCCCACGGCTTCGGTCATGGACGGAAATCTCTCTCGAGGGACGGCAGCTTACGGCTCGGTAGCGAACCAGAGGATGCCCTATGACCCTGCTTATGACCCGAGTGCAGGAGGGACAGGTCCAGCGGCTGTTTCCGCAGACCCGAAGAGAAGTGCCGATCCGGGGTTCCTGGCCCTGCTGCGCTCCGAGGGACTGTCGGAAAGCACCATAAATCTGCTCCTACAGCAGGGGTTCGACTCCGCCGCCATGCTGGCCATGATGGAAGACCACGACATCCGCTCTGTGGCGCCAAACTTAGGACAGGTACGCGCCCTGTCTCGAGTGGTTCTCAGTTGTAAGACGGGCGCGACGGGTGCCGGCGTTCTGCGGGGTCGCTCCAACAGCTTCAGTCACCGCAACGATCTCTACGTTCAGCCTCAGGCCCTCGGCGCAGACGCTCACTTCATGCAACAGCCGCCCGGCGAGAGAGCGGGAGAGTTTCTGGGTCGCCGGCCAAGCAGCGCTCCCTCTCAGCATCTACTAGAAACAACAACATACCCGGCGGTTCGACCGCTAGCGGGTCTTCACGTCAGTCCCGGCGTTTACGCTACCGGTTTACCGCAGACGCGACCACTGTCCATGTACAACGCCCACAGCGGTCTCGGTGTGCCCACACAGCCATGTCAACCTAAGACCTTCTCCGGCACCTACGCTCCCATGGAGCTGATGAAGCGTCCACCAAACCTGCCTCCTCTATCTCCAAGTCAAAGTCCTCATCACAGCCCTCAGTTACTGCGAAAAGGAGGCGCTCCCCTGGATGCTGCGGTTCTCCAGGTGTCTTCTGCCCTACAGGCTCAGACCATTAATCCAAACAACAAGCTGACCCGTCGAACAGGACCGCCGGTCATCGTGTCCACAATGGGTTCTCCTGACACAAGTATCAGTCTTTACTCCTCTCTGCTTTATTCTGTCACCTCACACCTCCTGCTGTAA
- the LOC135757632 gene encoding C-terminal-binding protein 2-like: MNGSLHPRPLVALLDGRDCTVEMPILKDLATVAFCDAQSTQEIHEKVLNEAVGALMYHTITLTREDLEKFKALRIIILIGSGYDNIDIKAAGELGIAVCNIPSAAVEETADSTLCHILNLYRRNTWLYQALREGTRVHSVEQIREVASGAARIRGETLGLIGFGRSGQAVAVRAKVFGFNVIFYDPYLQDGLERSLGVQRVYTLQDLLYQSDCVSLHCNLNEHNHHLINDFTIKQMRQGAFLVNTSRGGLVDEKALAQALKEGRIRGAALDVHETEPFSFAQGALKDAPNLICTPHTAWYSEQASLEMREAAATEIRRAITGRIPDSLRNCVNKEFFMTSGPWSVIDQQGVHHELNGAPYSQVNQSLHAITTGSAPHDKINA, from the exons ATGAACGGTTCTCTTCATCCTCGTCCTCTGGTGGCTCTGTTGGACGGCCGTGACTGTACCGTGGAGATGCCCATCCTGAAAGATCTCGCGACTGTAGCTTTCTGTGATGCCCAATCCACACAAGAGATTCATGAGAAG GTGTTAAATGAGGCTGTTGGTGCGCTGATGTATCACACCATTACTCTGACACGAGAAGATCTGGAGAAGTTTAAAGCCCTCAGGATTATTATACTCATTGGCAGCGGATATGATAATATAGACATCAAAGCGGCTGGAGAGCTCG GTATTGCGGTGTGTAATATACCATCAGCTGCAGTGGAGGAAACGGCAGATTCAACTCTGTGTCATATTCTGAATCTTTACCGGAGGAACACGTGGCTTTATCAGGCCTTGAGGGAGGGCACACGCGTGCACAGCGTCGAGCAGATTCGCGAGGTGGCGTCAGGAGCCGCACGCATCCGTGGAGAAACGCTTGGACTCATCGGCTTCG GTCGCTCAGGTCAAGCTGTTGCCGTCAGGGCCAAAGTGTTTGGCTTCAATGTGATCTTTTATGATCCGTACCTGCAGGACGGTCTGGAGAGATCACTGGGTGTTCAGCGTGTTTATACGCTACAGGATCTGCTGTACCAGAGCGACTGTGTTTCTCTACACTGTAACCTGAATGAACATAATCATCATCTCATCAATGACTTCACCATCAAACAG atGCGTCAGGGTGCATTTCTGGTGAACACATCACGCGGTGGTCTGGTGGATGAGAAAGCTCTCGCTCAGGCTCTGAAAGAGGGACGAATACGTGGAGCTGCTCTTGATGTGCATGAGACCGAACCGTTCAg TTTTGCACAAGGAGCTTTGAAAGACGCCCCGAATCTGATCTGCACTCCGCACACGGCCTGGTACAGTGAACAAGCATCATTAGAGATGAGAGAAGCGGCCGCCACAGAGATACGTAGAGCCATTACAG gtCGAATTCCAGACAGTCTGAGAAATTGTGTTAATAAAGAGTTCTTCATGACCTCAGGACCCTGGAGCGTCATCGATCAACAAGGTGTTCATCATGAACTCAATGGAGCTCCATACAG CCAAGTCAACCAATCACTGCACGCCATTACTACAGGCTCCGCCCCCCACGACAAAATCAATGCTTGA
- the mmp21 gene encoding matrix metallopeptidase-21: MKVLLLKEPRDDENGADPYIKELSSYGHTADLIPVLSFTFVSLDELSERLFQPERFGGLIFTSPRAVEAVRICLENHKHEWDTVKEKWNSKSVYVVGKTTASLVVDLGLNPVGDDTGTADRLSLLILQRENPHLLPLFFPCGSIKREVLPTALRENNVPLETLTVYQTSEHPDLQKNIADYFSQQGIPASVAFFSPSGVKFCVDLMKRLSGSQLDQIKFVSIGPSTADALKSHGLTVSCCAEKPTAKHLASAISQILMTSDPSVLNRIETHSRALTMLAVIRLIFIIIIIIMTRAEKIFHNRDHSDVYMNNIHQTEAITDTNTAQRFLLKYGFIRAADSDELQSLAEDVSETEDSLSLDLEEGGAASRSISPELPNQRPEFISALREFQRVSGLPVTGVVDDATKAAMNEPRCGVPDHDEEEPEQIESNSISINNPTDVNELNISAHNHTEIHQFNISTHNQTEVHQFNISTHNHTEVHPFDISTHNHTEVYPFDISTHNHTEVHPFNISTHNHTEVHPFDISTHNHTEVHPFDISTHNHTEVHRFDISTHNHTEVHQFNISKHNHTEVHPFNISTYNHTEDHPFNISTHNHTEVHPFNISTHNHTEVHQFNISKHNHTEVHPFNISTYNHTEIHPFDISTHNHTEVHPFDISTHNHTEVHQFNISTHNQTEVHQFNISTNNHTEVHPFNISAHNHTEVNELHISTHNHNEIQLFNISTHNHTEVHELSADVGNSSDTFNDTHHQMKSPVRRKRHLAALLRKRRKRDVNNWAGHMAFSQTLLRWRLIGEGYSSQLPIDEQKYIFRLAFRMWSEVSPLEFLEDLHSPLEDIDIRLGFGTGRHLGCSQRFDGAGREFAHAWFLGDIHFDDDEHFTIPNTGSGISLLKVAVHEIGHVLGLPHIYRTGSIMQPSYLPQDAGFEIDWMDRKSIQNLYGVCKGRFSAVFDWIRREQTPYGEVTIRFNTYFMRDGWYWLYENRNNRTRYGDPVAVQAGWHGLPASGVDAYVHVWNRKMDAAYFFKGVQYWRYDSENDQVFANDSNGRSYPRLISEDFPGVIGPVDTAYYDRRDAHIYFFKGSQVYRFDVRKNRLASSSPQKITEVFPAVVFGNHPVSNLDASYFSYTHNTIFLLKGASYWRVVNSRDRRRKPSLPLNAVLPRRDVDQQWFDICDVHSSSLRTSRR; this comes from the exons ATGAAAGTGCTTCTTTTAAAAGAACCAAGAGATGATGAAAATGGAGCAGACCCTTATATTAAG GAACTCTCCTCATATGGACACACAGCTGATTTAATTCCTGTGCTGTCTTTTACATTTGTGTCTTTGGATGAGCTGTCAGAGCGG CTTTTTCAGCCCGAGAGGTTTGGAGGTTTGATCTTCACAAGTCCTCGAGCCGTTGAAGCTGTAAGGATCTGTTTAGAGAATCACAAACACG AGTGGGACACAGTAAAAGAAAAATGGAATTCAAAGTCAGTTTATGTTGTTGGAAAGACTACAGCATCTTTAG TTGTAGATTTGGGTCTGAACCCGGTGGGTGATGATACTGGTACTGCAGACCGACTGTCTTTACTGATCCTACAAA GAGAAAATCCTCATCTTCTGCCCCTCTTCTTCCCCTGTGGGTCCATCAAGCGTGAGGTTCTGCCCACAGCTCTCAGAGAGAATA ATGTTCCTCTGGAAACGCTGACCGTCTATCAAACATCTGAACATCCGGACCTGCAGAAGAACATCGCTGATTATTTTTCTCAGCAG GGCATTCCCGCAAGTGTGGCGTTCTTTAGTCCATCGGGAGTGAAGTTTTGTGTGGATTTGATGAAGAGACTTTCTGGGTCTCAGCTGGACCAAATCAAG TTTGTGTCCATTGGACCGAGCACAGCGGACGCACTGAAGTCTCACGGACTCACGGTCAGCTGCTGCGCTGAGAAACCTACAGCCAAACACCTCGCCAGTGCGATCTCACAGATCCTAATGACCTCTGACCCCTCAGTTCTGAACAGA ATTGAGACACACAGCAGAGCTTTAACGATGCTGGCTGTCATCCGGCtgatcttcatcatcatcatcatcatcatgacGCGTGCAGAGAAGATCTTCCACAACAGAGATCATTCTGATGTTTACATGAACAACATTCATCAGACTGAAGCCATCACTGATACAAACACTGCTCAG AGATTTCTATTAAAGTATGGATTCATAAGAGCAGCAGACAGTGATGAACTTCAGAGCTTAGCAGAAGACGTAAGCGAGACAGAGGACAGCCTCTCGCTGGACCTGGAGGAGGGTGGAGCTGCATCCCGATCCATCAGCCCTGAACTCCCAAACCAGAGACCAGAGTTCATCTCAGCACTCAGAGAGTTCCAGAGAGTGTCCGGTCTCCCTGTGACAGGGGTGGTTGATGATGCCACCAAAGCTGCCATGAACGAACCCAGATGTGGCGTCCCAGACCACGACGAAGAAGAGCCAGAGCAGATCGAGTCCAACAGCATCTCCATAAACAACCCCACTGATGTCAATGAACTCAACATCTCCGCACACAACCACACTGAGATCCATCAGTTCAACATCTCCACACACAACCAAACTGAGGTCCATCAGTTCAACATCTCCACACACAACCACACTGAGGTCCATCCGTTCGACATCTCCACACACAACCACACTGAGGTCTATCCGTTCGACATCTCCACACACAACCACACTGAGGTCCATCCGTTCAACATCTCCACACACAACCACACTGAGGTCCATCCGTTCGACATCTCCACACACAACCACACTGAGGTCCATCCGTTCGACATCTCCACACACAACCACACTGAGGTCCATCGGTTCGACATCTCCACACACAACCACACTGAGGTCCATCAGTTCAACATCTCCAAACACAACCACACTGAGGTCCATCCGTTCAACATCTCCACATACAACCACACTGAGGACCATCCGTTCAACATCTCCACACACAACCACACTGAGGTCCATCCGTTCAACATCTCCACACACAACCACACTGAGGTCCATCAGTTCAACATCTCCAAACACAACCACACTGAGGTCCATCCGTTCAACATCTCCACATACAACCACACTGAGATCCATCCGTTCGACATCTCCACACACAACCACACTGAGGTCCATCCGTTCGACATCTCCACACACAACCACACTGAGGTCCATCAGTTCAACATCTCTACACACAACCAAACTGAAGTCCATCAGTTCAACATCTCCACAAACAACCACACTGAGGTCCATCCGTTCAACATCTCCGCACACAACCACACTGAGGTCAATGAACTCCACATCTCCACACACAACCACAATGAGATCCAACTGTTCAACATCTCCACACACAACCACACTGAGGTCCATGAGCTTAGTGCTGATGTTGGGAATAGCAGTGATACGTTCAATGACACTCATCATCAAATGAAATCTCCAGTGAGAAGAAAACGTCACCTGGCAGCACTGTTGAGGAAAAGACGAAAGAGAGACGTGAACAATTGGGCGGGTCACATGGCCTTCTCCCAGACTCTTTTGAGATGGCGTCTGATTGGAGAAGGTTACAGCAGTCAACTGCCCATTGATGAGCAGAAATATATCTTCAGACTTGCCTTTCGTATGTGGAGTGAAGTTTCTCCTCTGGAGTTTCTGGAGGATTTACATTCTCCTCTGGAAGACATTGACATCAGGCTGGGCTTTGGAACAG GCAGACATCTGGGCTGTTCACAGAGATTTGACGGCGCAGGCCGTGAGTTTGCTCACGCGTGGTTTCTGGGAGACATTCATTTTGATGATGATGAACACTTCACCATTCCAAACACAGGCAGTGGGATCAGTCTGCTGAAG GTGGCAGTTCATGAGATTGGACATGTTTTAGGACTCCCTCACATCTACCGGACTGGATCCATTATGCAGCCAAGTTATCTGCCCCAGGATGCGGGCTTTGAGATCGACTGGATGGACAGAAAGTCTATTCAGAATCTGTATG GTGTGTGTAAGGGTCGATTCAGTGCTGTGTTTGATTGGATCAGAAGAGAGCAGACGCCCTACGGTGAGGTCACGATCCGTTTTAACACCTACTTCATGCGGGATGGCTGGTACTGGCTTTATGAGAACCGCAATAACAGAACTCGATATGGAGATCCAGTAGCGGTGCAGGCCGGGTGGCACGGTCTGCCTGCCAGTGGAGTGGACGCTTATGTTCATGTGTGGAACCGCAAAATGGACGCTGCTTACTTCTTTAAAG GTGTACAGTACTGGCGCTATGACAGTGAGAATGATCAAGTCTTTGCTAATGACTCAAACGGACGCTCGTACCCCCGTCTGATCTCTGAGGATTTTCCTGGTGTGATCGGACCTGTGGACACGGCGTACTACGACAGAAGAGACGCTCATATCTACTTTTTTAAAGGCTCACAG gtGTATAGGTTTGATGTACGAAAGAACCGCTTGGCTTCATCTTCCCCTCAAAAGATCACTGAAGTATTTCCAGCCGTTGTCTTTGGTAATCACCCGGTCAGTAACCTGGACGCCTCTTATTTTTCCTACACACACAACACCATCTTTCTGCTGAAGGGAGCGTCATACTGGCGTGTGGTGAACAGCAGGGATCGCAGGCGGAAACCATCACTACCTCTGAATGCCGTTCTGCCCCGGAGAGATGTGGACCAGCAGTGGTTTGATATCTGTGACGTACACAGCAGCTCTCTGAGAACCTCACGCAGATGA